One Paracidovorax avenae ATCC 19860 genomic region harbors:
- a CDS encoding ankyrin repeat domain-containing protein encodes MRSLCLPAWCLAAGLAACAPALAAPAAPEAPPPRAAAPAAGDASQDPARLQAQLRQYLFDAARQGRTDMVGEFVAAGYDLNVRDEKGYTPLILAAYHGHREVVEQLLKAGADPCVQDKRGNTALMGAIFKGELAIARRLVETACAPDQRNNAGQTAAMYAALFQRTELLRDLAAKGADLGARDARGNGVAELQRGEFAATR; translated from the coding sequence ATGCGCAGCCTTTGCCTTCCGGCCTGGTGCCTGGCCGCGGGCCTTGCGGCCTGTGCCCCGGCCCTGGCGGCCCCGGCCGCCCCCGAAGCTCCGCCGCCCCGGGCAGCGGCCCCTGCCGCTGGCGATGCAAGCCAGGATCCCGCCCGGCTGCAGGCGCAGTTGCGGCAGTATCTTTTCGACGCCGCACGCCAGGGGCGCACGGACATGGTGGGCGAGTTCGTGGCTGCGGGCTACGACCTGAACGTGCGCGACGAGAAGGGGTACACGCCGCTCATCCTCGCCGCCTACCACGGCCACCGCGAGGTGGTCGAGCAATTGCTGAAGGCCGGTGCCGATCCCTGCGTGCAGGACAAGCGCGGCAACACCGCCCTGATGGGCGCCATCTTCAAGGGCGAACTCGCGATCGCCCGCCGCCTCGTGGAGACGGCCTGCGCGCCGGACCAGCGCAACAACGCGGGCCAGACAGCTGCGATGTACGCGGCGCTCTTCCAGCGCACCGAACTGCTGCGGGACCTCGCCGCGAAGGGTGCGGACCTCGGCGCGCGGGATGCCCGGGGGAATGGCGTCGCCGAGTTGCAGCGCGGCGAGTTCGCCGCCACGCGCTGA
- a CDS encoding SDR family oxidoreductase — protein MAYTIDLSGRVALVTGASSGLGEQFARTLARAGAGVVLASRRMEKLKALRARIEGEGGDAHVVELDVTDHDSIKAAVAHAETEMGSIDILVNNSGVSTTQRIQDVTPDDFDFVFDTNVRGAFFVAQEVGKRMLARSRGAAPGSFTGGRIINIASMAGLKVLPQIGAYSMSKAAVVHMTRAMALEWGRFGINVNAICPGYIDTEINHHHWQTEQGRKLVDMLPRKRVGEPRDLDALIVMLASDQSHFVNGAVIAADDGFGA, from the coding sequence ATGGCATACACCATCGATTTGTCGGGCCGCGTGGCCCTGGTGACGGGCGCTTCGAGCGGCCTGGGCGAACAGTTCGCCCGCACCCTGGCGCGCGCGGGGGCCGGCGTTGTGCTGGCCAGCCGGCGCATGGAAAAGCTCAAGGCCCTGCGCGCGCGCATCGAAGGGGAGGGCGGCGATGCCCACGTGGTGGAACTGGACGTGACCGACCACGATTCCATCAAGGCCGCGGTGGCCCATGCGGAGACCGAGATGGGCTCGATCGACATCCTCGTGAACAACTCGGGCGTCTCCACCACCCAGCGCATCCAGGACGTCACGCCGGACGACTTCGATTTCGTCTTCGACACCAACGTGCGCGGCGCCTTCTTCGTTGCGCAGGAAGTCGGCAAGCGCATGCTGGCGCGCTCGCGCGGCGCCGCGCCGGGCAGCTTCACGGGCGGGCGCATCATCAACATCGCCTCCATGGCCGGCCTCAAGGTGCTGCCGCAGATCGGCGCCTACAGCATGAGCAAGGCGGCCGTGGTGCACATGACCCGCGCCATGGCGCTGGAATGGGGACGCTTCGGCATCAACGTGAACGCGATCTGCCCGGGCTACATCGATACGGAGATCAACCACCACCACTGGCAGACCGAGCAGGGCCGCAAGCTCGTGGACATGCTGCCGCGCAAGCGCGTGGGCGAACCGCGCGACCTGGACGCGCTCATCGTCATGCTGGCCAGCGACCAGAGCCATTTCGTGAACGGGGCGGTGATCGCGGCCGACGACGGTTTCGGCGCCTGA
- a CDS encoding DJ-1/PfpI family protein, with amino-acid sequence MAHTPSFPRTQRIGILVFPDFEPLDVWGFVEAFSIARFIGTSYTQPPGPCPFQIALISNECSPAAGDAAPAPVRSFNGPRVVPDLFRDQALQEPLDLLMVPGGRGVNSLLEGPDAAGLAALLDWLRSADGRVPVIASVCTGAALLAKAGLLDGMPAATNHQAFGWVAGFGPNVLWDNTSRWVDAGKRVTSAGVSAGTDMAWHLVSRLAGRAVAEAAALAAEYDWHRDPGQPIHYPQQAAVPTSA; translated from the coding sequence ATGGCCCATACCCCCTCATTCCCCCGCACGCAACGCATCGGCATCCTCGTCTTCCCGGACTTCGAACCCCTCGATGTCTGGGGCTTCGTCGAAGCCTTCTCCATCGCCCGGTTCATCGGGACGTCCTACACCCAGCCCCCGGGTCCCTGCCCGTTCCAGATCGCCCTGATCTCGAATGAATGCAGTCCCGCAGCGGGAGACGCCGCGCCGGCCCCCGTGCGCAGCTTCAACGGCCCCCGCGTGGTCCCGGACCTGTTCCGCGATCAGGCGCTGCAGGAGCCGCTGGACCTCCTGATGGTGCCGGGCGGACGGGGAGTGAACAGCCTGCTGGAAGGACCGGACGCGGCAGGCCTGGCCGCGCTGCTCGACTGGCTGCGATCCGCGGACGGGCGTGTGCCGGTGATCGCGTCGGTCTGCACCGGCGCGGCCCTGCTGGCGAAGGCCGGGCTGCTCGACGGGATGCCAGCGGCCACCAACCACCAGGCCTTCGGCTGGGTGGCGGGGTTCGGCCCGAACGTGCTCTGGGACAACACCTCTCGCTGGGTGGATGCGGGCAAGCGCGTCACTTCGGCAGGGGTTTCCGCCGGCACCGACATGGCATGGCATCTCGTGTCCCGGCTGGCAGGCCGCGCCGTGGCCGAAGCTGCGGCACTGGCGGCCGAATATGACTGGCACCGCGACCCGGGGCAGCCGATCCACTACCCGCAGCAGGCGGCCGTGCCCACCTCGGCCTGA
- a CDS encoding TetR/AcrR family transcriptional regulator, whose amino-acid sequence MATKRTSPSTSPVGMRRQPTQERARQTIEAIFGATAQIVENDGDTALTTNRIAQVAGVSIGTLYQYFPSREAVLLAMVERERERVQRELQQMLDDALARQRPVREVLQDMVRLLVSAFGTGGQSRVRRAMVRLGWRVDQHDRFTAALREGAERNAMALARLVEAGDASVRPPTPAMMFVATRAVMGAIRSASLENSPLLGQPAFEDELVRMLWGLLRADGV is encoded by the coding sequence ATGGCCACGAAACGAACGTCCCCCTCCACAAGCCCCGTGGGCATGCGGCGCCAGCCCACCCAGGAGCGCGCGCGGCAGACCATCGAGGCCATTTTCGGAGCCACTGCTCAGATTGTGGAAAACGATGGCGACACCGCCCTGACCACCAATCGCATTGCCCAGGTGGCAGGGGTGTCCATCGGCACGCTCTACCAGTACTTCCCGTCCCGGGAGGCCGTGCTGCTGGCGATGGTGGAGCGCGAGCGCGAACGGGTGCAGCGCGAGCTGCAGCAGATGCTGGACGACGCGCTGGCCCGGCAGCGGCCCGTGCGCGAGGTGCTGCAGGACATGGTGCGACTGCTGGTGTCGGCCTTCGGCACGGGCGGGCAGTCGCGCGTGCGGCGCGCCATGGTGCGCCTGGGCTGGCGCGTGGACCAGCACGACCGCTTCACCGCCGCGCTGCGCGAGGGCGCGGAGCGCAACGCCATGGCGCTGGCGCGGCTGGTGGAGGCGGGTGATGCATCGGTGCGGCCGCCCACGCCGGCCATGATGTTCGTGGCCACCCGCGCGGTGATGGGCGCGATCCGCAGCGCATCGCTGGAGAATTCGCCGCTGCTCGGCCAGCCGGCCTTCGAGGACGAACTGGTGCGCATGCTCTGGGGGCTGCTGCGCGCGGATGGCGTGTGA
- a CDS encoding class I SAM-dependent methyltransferase — protein sequence MTQLSAILEEQQKYYDDRAPEYDDWWYRRNAFDEGVEANARWHSEAAIVDEALQAADLGGDVLEFAGGTGIWSRKLLRTAKTLTIVDGSPQMLALNAAAGDPRVALVQADIFQWRADRVFDAVAFGFWISHVPRNLFDEFLSSVAVHLRQGGKFFFVDNCQRPEAVAPHVLGLSGELMTRKLVNGQTSTIVKNYYTSEEIAAACAKAGLTVEVHETPSLFQYGVGRRG from the coding sequence ATGACGCAATTGAGTGCCATTCTGGAGGAGCAGCAGAAGTACTACGACGATCGCGCACCGGAGTACGACGACTGGTGGTATCGCCGGAATGCCTTCGACGAAGGCGTGGAGGCCAATGCGCGCTGGCACTCCGAGGCGGCCATCGTCGATGAGGCGCTGCAGGCGGCGGATCTGGGCGGAGACGTGCTCGAATTCGCTGGCGGTACCGGGATATGGAGCCGCAAGCTCTTGCGGACGGCCAAGACCCTGACCATTGTGGATGGCTCGCCGCAGATGCTCGCCCTCAATGCCGCTGCCGGCGATCCCCGGGTGGCACTGGTTCAGGCGGATATTTTCCAGTGGCGGGCGGACAGGGTTTTCGACGCCGTCGCGTTCGGCTTCTGGATATCGCACGTGCCGCGAAATCTGTTCGACGAGTTCCTGTCATCGGTGGCTGTCCACCTTCGCCAGGGCGGCAAGTTCTTCTTCGTGGACAACTGTCAGCGTCCCGAGGCCGTGGCGCCCCATGTGCTGGGGCTCAGCGGTGAACTCATGACGCGCAAGCTGGTGAATGGCCAGACCAGCACGATCGTGAAGAACTACTACACGAGCGAAGAAATCGCCGCCGCGTGCGCTAAAGCGGGCCTGACCGTCGAAGTCCACGAGACACCGTCGCTCTTCCAGTACGGTGTCGGAAGGCGGGGCTGA
- a CDS encoding DMT family transporter: MLAGILAGLAAGALWGLVFIAPRLASGFASVDLTAGRFVAYGAVAAGMVLWGMVRRRAGQPRRLPTLRQAGAALWLSVLGFTGYYLLLVLAIRDAGAPLPALIIGTIPVWVMVLGKPHGLRWGALAPGLLLTIAGIVLMAWTPHGTGTTQGAAASPTFWRGIGIALVALVFWTAFAILNARWLQRHPEVGATDWANWLGLATGLGGVLLWLVAGSPLSAIAAQPGIGTFAVVCAAIGFGSSWLATILWNVASQRLPASLCGQLIVSETLFALVYSFALEGHWPAPLQWAACALFTLGILASINAHR; this comes from the coding sequence ATGCTGGCCGGCATCCTCGCGGGGCTCGCCGCAGGCGCGCTCTGGGGGCTGGTCTTCATCGCGCCACGCCTTGCGTCGGGCTTCGCGTCCGTGGACCTCACGGCCGGCCGGTTCGTCGCCTACGGCGCGGTGGCGGCGGGCATGGTGCTCTGGGGCATGGTGCGCCGGCGGGCCGGCCAGCCGCGGCGCCTGCCCACCCTGCGGCAGGCCGGCGCCGCGCTGTGGCTGAGCGTTCTCGGATTCACGGGCTACTACCTGCTGCTGGTGCTGGCGATCCGCGATGCCGGCGCGCCACTGCCGGCCCTCATCATCGGCACGATCCCCGTCTGGGTCATGGTGCTCGGCAAGCCGCACGGCCTGCGCTGGGGCGCGCTGGCCCCGGGGCTGCTGCTCACCATCGCGGGCATCGTGCTAATGGCCTGGACCCCGCATGGCACCGGCACCACGCAGGGCGCTGCCGCCTCGCCCACCTTCTGGCGCGGCATCGGCATCGCCCTGGTGGCGCTGGTGTTCTGGACCGCCTTCGCGATCCTCAATGCGCGCTGGCTGCAGCGGCATCCGGAGGTCGGCGCGACGGACTGGGCGAACTGGCTGGGCCTGGCCACCGGCCTGGGCGGCGTGCTGCTCTGGCTCGTGGCGGGCAGCCCGCTTTCCGCCATCGCGGCGCAGCCCGGCATCGGCACCTTCGCGGTCGTGTGCGCGGCCATCGGCTTCGGATCGAGCTGGCTGGCCACCATCCTCTGGAACGTGGCGAGCCAGCGGCTGCCCGCCAGCCTGTGCGGCCAGCTGATCGTGAGCGAGACGCTGTTCGCCCTCGTGTACTCCTTCGCGCTCGAAGGCCACTGGCCCGCGCCCCTGCAATGGGCCGCCTGCGCGCTTTTCACGCTGGGCATCCTGGCATCCATCAACGCCCATCGGTGA
- a CDS encoding metal-dependent hydrolase, translating to MHTSASARPGLQTTAVLPVRKLAVDLAQGFPRRWHGGDAFRSQFFNALSMSFPVGEQFFIDSVRAAAERLEAGRPDHDALRVLVRGFVGQEATHRHIHGLYNAELERQGLDNQWQHRARARIARLHERTSNPMHALAITCAYEHFTALLADGTLRYPRWLEGADPQMQTIWRWHAAEETEHRAVAFALYEALGGRHDWRVRWYLYVGMVFMVDSVRQTAINLRSDGSLWRPGTWASAVGMFWGRDGVAWRSLPALLRYLRRDFHPDREHAAPGAAELAQSWLAANADRLRTVGPAARAA from the coding sequence ATGCATACCTCCGCATCTGCCCGCCCCGGACTCCAGACCACCGCCGTGCTGCCGGTGCGCAAGCTCGCCGTGGACCTGGCGCAGGGCTTTCCGCGCCGCTGGCACGGCGGGGACGCCTTCCGCTCCCAGTTCTTCAATGCGCTGTCGATGAGCTTCCCGGTGGGCGAACAGTTCTTCATCGACTCGGTGCGCGCCGCCGCCGAGCGGCTCGAAGCCGGCCGGCCCGACCACGACGCCCTGCGGGTATTGGTGCGCGGCTTCGTCGGCCAGGAGGCCACGCACCGCCACATCCACGGTCTCTACAACGCCGAACTGGAGCGCCAGGGGCTGGACAACCAGTGGCAGCACCGTGCGCGGGCGCGCATCGCCCGCCTGCACGAGCGCACCAGTAATCCGATGCACGCGCTGGCCATCACCTGCGCCTATGAACATTTCACCGCCCTGCTGGCGGATGGTACGCTGCGCTATCCGCGCTGGCTGGAAGGTGCCGATCCGCAGATGCAGACCATCTGGCGCTGGCACGCGGCGGAGGAAACCGAGCACCGTGCCGTGGCTTTCGCGCTCTACGAGGCCCTCGGCGGCCGCCACGACTGGCGGGTGCGCTGGTACCTCTATGTCGGCATGGTGTTCATGGTGGACTCGGTGCGCCAGACCGCCATCAACCTGCGCAGCGACGGCAGCCTGTGGCGCCCGGGTACGTGGGCGAGCGCGGTGGGGATGTTCTGGGGCCGCGACGGCGTCGCCTGGCGGAGCCTGCCGGCGCTGCTGCGCTACCTGCGCCGGGACTTCCACCCCGACCGGGAGCATGCCGCGCCCGGGGCCGCCGAACTGGCGCAAAGCTGGCTCGCGGCGAATGCCGACCGGCTGCGCACCGTGGGCCCCGCCGCCCGGGCCGCCTGA
- a CDS encoding electron transfer flavoprotein-ubiquinone oxidoreductase — MTKDEILAQYGPREAMEYDVVVVGGGPAGLSAAIRLKQMAATNGQDVSVVVLEKGSEPGAHILSGAIMDPRALTELIPDWKERGAPLKQPVTEDAMIFLGEKSSWRTPNFLLPGCFQNHGNYIVSLGNVVRWLAAQAEELGVEIFPGFPAAEVLYNEDGSVKGVATGNMGVGKDGEPTGDFQLGMELHAKYTLFAEGARGHLGKQIIARYKLGEGRDPQTYGIGVKELWEVDPKVHQPGFVMHTAGWPMDADTYGGAFLYHAEDNKVTLGFITGLDYSNPYLSPFEEFQRWKTHPNIRYYLEGDEAKGIKPAKRIGYGARAITAGGLLSLPKFVFPGGALVGCDAGFLNVSRIKGSHAAIKTGMLAAEAAYDAIRAGRQHDELTAYPQAFENSWLHEELNKARNFKAWFKKGLVTATLMNGIEQFVLKGNIPWTLHRDKPDHAYLKPAAECKPIAYPKPDGKLTFDRLSSVFISNTNHAENQPAHLTLKDASVPVNVNLAKYAGPEARYCPAGVYEFVPDEARGANAQRLQINAQNCVHCKTCDIKDPTQNIVWVTPEGGGGPNYSGM; from the coding sequence ATGACGAAAGACGAAATCCTTGCCCAATACGGTCCGCGAGAGGCCATGGAATACGACGTGGTCGTGGTCGGCGGCGGCCCCGCCGGGCTTTCCGCGGCCATCCGGCTCAAGCAGATGGCCGCCACGAACGGGCAGGACGTGTCGGTGGTGGTGCTCGAAAAGGGCTCCGAGCCCGGCGCGCACATCCTCTCGGGCGCCATCATGGACCCGCGCGCGCTCACCGAGCTGATCCCCGACTGGAAGGAGCGCGGCGCGCCCCTGAAGCAGCCGGTGACGGAAGACGCCATGATCTTCCTGGGCGAGAAGTCGTCCTGGCGCACCCCCAACTTCCTGCTGCCGGGCTGCTTCCAGAACCATGGCAACTACATCGTCAGCCTCGGCAACGTGGTGCGCTGGCTCGCCGCGCAGGCGGAGGAGCTGGGCGTGGAGATCTTCCCGGGCTTCCCGGCCGCCGAAGTGCTCTACAACGAGGACGGCTCCGTCAAGGGCGTGGCCACCGGCAACATGGGCGTGGGCAAGGACGGCGAGCCCACGGGCGACTTCCAGCTGGGCATGGAACTGCACGCCAAGTACACCCTGTTCGCCGAAGGCGCGCGCGGGCACCTGGGCAAGCAGATCATCGCCCGCTACAAGCTGGGCGAAGGCCGCGATCCGCAGACCTACGGCATCGGCGTGAAGGAACTGTGGGAAGTCGATCCCAAGGTGCACCAGCCCGGCTTCGTGATGCACACCGCCGGCTGGCCCATGGATGCCGACACCTACGGCGGCGCCTTCCTCTACCATGCCGAGGACAACAAGGTCACGCTGGGCTTCATCACCGGGCTGGACTATTCCAACCCCTACCTGAGCCCGTTCGAGGAATTCCAGCGCTGGAAGACCCATCCCAACATCCGCTACTACCTGGAAGGCGACGAGGCCAAGGGCATCAAGCCCGCCAAGCGCATCGGCTACGGCGCGCGCGCCATCACGGCGGGCGGGCTGCTGTCGCTGCCCAAGTTCGTGTTCCCCGGCGGGGCGCTGGTGGGCTGCGACGCGGGCTTCCTGAACGTGAGCCGCATCAAGGGCAGCCATGCCGCCATCAAGACCGGCATGCTGGCCGCCGAGGCCGCCTACGACGCGATCCGCGCCGGCCGCCAGCACGATGAACTCACGGCCTACCCGCAGGCCTTCGAGAACAGCTGGCTGCACGAAGAGCTCAACAAGGCGCGCAACTTCAAGGCGTGGTTCAAGAAGGGCCTGGTCACGGCCACGCTGATGAACGGCATCGAGCAGTTCGTGCTCAAGGGCAACATCCCCTGGACGCTGCACCGCGACAAGCCCGACCACGCCTACCTGAAGCCCGCGGCCGAGTGCAAGCCCATCGCCTATCCCAAGCCCGACGGCAAGCTCACCTTCGACCGGCTCTCCAGCGTGTTCATCAGCAACACCAACCATGCGGAGAACCAGCCCGCGCACCTGACGCTCAAGGACGCGAGCGTGCCGGTGAACGTCAACCTGGCGAAATACGCCGGGCCCGAAGCCCGCTACTGCCCGGCGGGCGTGTATGAATTCGTTCCCGACGAAGCCCGGGGCGCCAACGCGCAGCGGCTGCAGATCAACGCGCAGAACTGCGTGCACTGCAAGACCTGCGACATCAAGGACCCGACCCAGAACATCGTGTGGGTAACGCCCGAAGGCGGGGGCGGGCCGAACTATTCGGGGATGTGA
- a CDS encoding metallophosphoesterase, which yields MKLLVLSDLHADRSAFRWPDNVDFDVAIVAGDILSPGRESVDWLLQCAAASGRPVVFVPGNHEYYGTVLEHELEAMRARAAHGPVHLLDGDELQMAGVRFLGCTLWTDFRLRLRSDEPDAPPSLQAADPARAMGAAARTLNEYRSIRCEAPGLDEAPLIRALRPADTADRHRRDRQWLLSRLRMPFRGPTVVVTHHAPHRGSLSEDFASDWVSPAFVNELPDACFQGAALWVHGHTHRSFDYRVGPCRVISNPRGYVRGSGESENEAFNDALVISV from the coding sequence ATGAAGCTGCTGGTGCTCTCTGATCTGCACGCCGATCGGAGCGCGTTCCGGTGGCCAGACAACGTCGATTTCGACGTGGCCATCGTGGCGGGTGACATCCTTTCGCCGGGGAGGGAGTCGGTCGATTGGCTGCTCCAGTGCGCGGCGGCCAGCGGCCGCCCCGTGGTGTTCGTGCCGGGAAACCACGAGTACTACGGCACCGTTCTCGAACATGAACTCGAGGCCATGCGTGCGCGGGCAGCGCATGGCCCTGTCCATCTGCTCGACGGCGACGAGCTGCAAATGGCGGGCGTGCGTTTTCTGGGATGCACGCTCTGGACGGATTTTCGTCTCCGCCTCCGATCCGATGAACCGGATGCACCGCCTAGCTTGCAGGCGGCAGACCCCGCACGCGCCATGGGCGCGGCGGCGCGCACCCTCAATGAGTACCGAAGCATCCGTTGTGAGGCGCCTGGCCTTGATGAAGCACCGCTCATCCGGGCGCTGAGGCCCGCAGACACAGCCGACCGCCATCGCCGCGACCGGCAGTGGTTGCTGTCGAGGCTGCGCATGCCGTTTCGGGGGCCCACGGTGGTCGTCACCCACCATGCGCCCCATCGGGGCTCGTTGAGCGAAGACTTCGCCTCGGATTGGGTGTCCCCGGCGTTCGTCAACGAACTTCCGGACGCCTGTTTCCAAGGGGCCGCGCTCTGGGTCCACGGGCACACGCACCGCTCCTTCGACTACCGTGTCGGGCCATGCCGGGTGATCTCGAATCCACGAGGCTATGTGCGCGGCTCGGGCGAGAGCGAGAACGAGGCGTTCAATGATGCGTTGGTGATTTCGGTCTGA
- the katB gene encoding catalase KatB, protein MKFQRLVTAAVVLHAALAPAAFAQSVLTRDNGAPVGDNQNSQTAGPNGPSLLQDVQLIQKLQRFDRERIPERVVHARGTGVKGEFTASEDISALTKARLFRPGERTPVFVRFSSVVHGNHSPETLRDPRGFATKFYTSEGNWDLVGNNFPTFFIRDAIKFPDMVHAFKPDPRSNLDDDSRRFDFFSHVPEATRTLTLLYSNEGTPAGYRFMDGNSVHAYKFVNAQGQVHYVKFHWKSLQGLKNLDPKQVEQVQGKDYSHMTNDLVNAIRQGDFPKWDLYIQVLKPEDLGKFDFDPLDATKIWPGIPERKIGQMVLNKNVDNFFQETEQVAMAPANIVPGIEPSEDRLLQGRVFSYADTQLYRVGTNGLSLPVNRPRVAVNNGNQDGTLNTGHTTSGVNYEPSRLEPRPQDPTARYSQLPLTGTTQQAKIAKEQNFKQAGDLYRSYGKKEQQDLIQSFGESLAGADAESKHIILSFLYKADPEYGTGVARVARGDLARVKQLAAALQD, encoded by the coding sequence ATGAAATTCCAGAGACTTGTGACCGCAGCCGTCGTGCTGCATGCGGCCTTGGCGCCGGCCGCGTTCGCGCAATCGGTGCTCACGCGCGACAACGGAGCGCCGGTCGGCGACAACCAGAACTCGCAGACGGCGGGCCCGAACGGCCCCAGCCTGCTGCAGGACGTGCAGCTCATCCAGAAGCTGCAGCGCTTCGACCGCGAGCGCATCCCCGAGCGCGTGGTGCACGCGCGGGGCACGGGCGTGAAGGGTGAATTCACCGCATCCGAAGACATCTCCGCGCTGACGAAGGCCAGGCTCTTCCGCCCCGGCGAGCGCACCCCCGTGTTCGTGCGCTTCTCGTCCGTGGTGCATGGCAACCATTCGCCCGAGACGCTGCGCGACCCGCGCGGCTTCGCCACCAAGTTCTATACGTCCGAAGGCAACTGGGACCTGGTGGGCAACAACTTCCCCACCTTCTTCATCCGCGACGCGATCAAGTTCCCCGACATGGTCCATGCGTTCAAGCCCGATCCGCGCAGCAACCTGGACGACGATTCCCGCCGCTTCGACTTCTTCTCGCACGTGCCCGAGGCCACGCGCACGCTCACGCTGCTCTACTCGAACGAGGGCACGCCCGCGGGCTACCGCTTCATGGACGGCAACAGCGTGCATGCCTACAAGTTCGTGAACGCCCAGGGCCAGGTGCACTACGTCAAGTTCCACTGGAAAAGCCTGCAGGGCCTGAAGAACCTCGATCCGAAACAGGTCGAGCAGGTCCAGGGCAAGGACTACAGCCACATGACGAACGATCTGGTGAATGCCATCCGCCAGGGCGACTTTCCCAAGTGGGACCTGTACATCCAGGTGCTCAAGCCCGAAGACCTGGGCAAGTTCGATTTCGATCCGCTGGACGCCACCAAGATCTGGCCCGGCATTCCCGAGCGCAAGATCGGCCAGATGGTCCTGAACAAGAACGTGGACAACTTCTTCCAGGAGACCGAGCAGGTGGCGATGGCGCCGGCCAACATCGTGCCCGGCATCGAACCGTCTGAAGACCGCCTGCTGCAGGGCCGCGTGTTCTCTTATGCGGATACGCAGCTCTACCGCGTCGGCACCAACGGCCTGTCCCTGCCCGTGAACCGGCCCCGCGTCGCGGTCAACAACGGCAACCAGGACGGCACCCTGAACACCGGCCATACCACCAGCGGCGTGAACTACGAGCCCAGCCGCCTGGAGCCGCGCCCGCAGGACCCCACCGCGCGCTACAGCCAGCTGCCGCTCACGGGCACGACCCAGCAGGCGAAGATCGCGAAGGAGCAGAACTTCAAGCAGGCCGGTGACCTGTACCGCAGCTACGGCAAGAAGGAGCAGCAGGACCTGATCCAGAGCTTCGGCGAATCCCTCGCGGGCGCTGATGCGGAGAGCAAGCACATCATCCTGTCGTTCCTCTACAAGGCCGATCCCGAATACGGCACGGGCGTGGCCCGCGTGGCCAGGGGCGACCTGGCCCGCGTGAAGCAGCTCGCCGCCGCGCTGCAGGACTGA